Proteins from a genomic interval of Phlebotomus papatasi isolate M1 chromosome 3, Ppap_2.1, whole genome shotgun sequence:
- the LOC129807983 gene encoding neuronal acetylcholine receptor subunit alpha-5-like, which translates to MKLVSTIILLLGALSVVVKFSLAVDCEKTPKNNELRLKKDMLCTYDKSVRPNGGSKNATIVKVKMVVKSYDYVEYNNHINVFVWMVMAWTDDHFKWDPREYGNLKTFYEMSDQIWMPDLSLYNGEIQENSCETTNCVISSTGSVICVPPCKYSGHCAGSFTRWPYDRQNCTLNFGAWINTGEEINFVPAKNSVETTDSLLNHEWKLVSISMKKHDGSYACCPNQTFPSLRYNFILERHASIFTVYLLIPTIVLVLINMITLLLSPRGNDRWILIALSFVGHILFIQQLSWVVPKNGETIPNCLLFYRDSTAIIGILALNTIIVRILMGLECDVPHWLSSPVDMVKDSAAGKFVVDPSKIKMEKMEEGAEDDTAILVEPKANDHKNTTKWNFVASLIDRLVLIIVTLTYFFLIILLIPENYESSEGLTAIEIASTNVQQ; encoded by the exons atgaaattagtTTCAACAATAATCCTTCTGTTGGGTGCTTTGAGTGTTGTAGTTAAATTCTCTTTAGCAGTTGATTGTgaaaaaacaccaaaaaataATGAGTTGCGATTGAAAAAGGATATGCTGTGCACTTATGATAAAAGCGTTCGTCCGAATGGTGGAAGCAAGAATGCAACGATCGTTAAAGTGAAAATGGTCGTGAAATCCTATGATTAT GTCGAATATAACAATCACATCAATGTTTTCGTTTGGATGGTAATGGCCTGGACAGATGATCATTTCAAATGGGATCCACGGGAATatggaaatttaaaaacattctATGAGATGAGCGATCAAATTTGGATGCCTGATTTATCCCTTTACAATGGAGAGATACAAGAGAATTCCTGTGAGACGACAAATTGTGTCATAAGTTCCACTGGCAGTGTGATTTGTGTCCCTCCATGTAAGTACAGTGGACACTGTGCTGGATCTTTTACTCGCTGGCCCTATGATCGTCAAAATTGCACCCTGAATTTTGGTGCTTGGATAAACACGGGAGAAGAGATCAATTTCGTTCCGGCAAAAAATAGTGTAGAAACTACAGATAGTCTCTTAAATCATGAATGGAAACTCGTGTCCATTTCCATGAAGAAACACGATGGAAGTTATGCATGTTGCCCTAATCAAACCTTTCCATCATTGAGGTATAATTTTATCCTTGAGAGACATGCATCAATTTTCACGGTTTATTTGCTAATCCCAACAATTG TTCTAGTTTTGATCAATATGATAACTCTTTTGTTATCTCCTCGTGGAAATGATCGTTGGATTCTAATTGCATTGAGCTTTGTGGGACACATACTTTTCATACAGCAATTATCATGGGTGGTTCCCAAAAATGGTGAAACAATACCAAATTGTC TCCTGTTTTATAGAGATTCCACAGCCATcattgggattttggccctaaACACTATCATTGTACGCATTTTAATGGGTCTTGAGTGTGATGTGCCTCATTGGCTTTCATCTCCTGTGGACATGGTCAAGGATTCCGCAGCAGGGAAATTTGTTGTGGATCCTAGTAAAATCAAAATGGAGAAAATGGAGGAGGGAGCTGAAGATGATACGGCAATTTTGGTTGAACCAAAAGCCAATGATCATAAAAATACGACAAAGTGGAATTTTGTGGCCAGTCTCATTGACCGCCTGGTTCTCATTATTGTAACTCTAACATACTTTTTTCTCATTATTCTACTCATTCCTGAAAATTACGAATCATCTGAAGGATTGACAGCAATTGAGATTGCATCTACAAATGTACAGCAATAA
- the LOC129807982 gene encoding beta-hexosaminidase subunit beta-like — protein MKLSVSAIVLLVCTSSTWCYIVDPGPVVIASSGLVWPQPKKITIEDTFAIIRPQNFNFNTVRNTCDILRDSFVRYKELIVAEAQRLRKNEIKSARRSRERINRINYDDWYDDDKFTGFLEAVTVNLEQPCEDSPYLGMDESYKFTLKDSEAVLQSSSVWGILRGLESFVQMITPAKDNRSLKINCSSIEDEPKFSHRGLLLDTSRHFIHLDTIKMILNGMAYNKLNVFHWHIVDDHSFPYESAKYPELSAQGAFHPTLVYTQNDIAAIIEYARVRGIRVLPEFDTPGHTRSWGVSHPELLTQCHLPYAGKLGPIDPTKVEVYSFIRELFGEVTQAFPEQYFHLGGDEVGFECWSTNPDIVEYMKSKNYTRFEQLEEEFIQKVVDILDDLKSKSIVWQEVYQNQVRLPQGTVVQVWTGDRKALMSQITYDGLPVLLSSCWYLDHLSSGGDWLKYYDCDPVDFPGTPEQKALVMGGEACMWAEVVDDTNVVQRIFPRVSAAAERLWSHEEGVLVQKRLEEHSCRLLKRNIPSQPPNGPGFCL, from the exons ATGAAGCTCTCCGTGAGTGCAATAGTGCTTCTCGTTTGTACTTCAAGTACATGGTGTTACATTGTTGATCCAGGACCAGTTGTGATAGCGTCAAGTGGATTAGTTTGGCCACAACCGAAGAAAATCACAATTGAAGACACGTTTGCAATTATACGTCcacaaaactttaattttaac ACTGTAAGGAATACATGCGACATTCTCCGTGATAGTTTTGTACGATATAAGGAACTAATAGTTGCAGAAGCACAGAGACTGAGGAAGAATGAAATAAAAAGCGCACGCCGGAGTCGAGAGAGAATTAATAGAATCAACTATGATGATTGGTACGATGATGATAAATTCACG GGATTTTTGGAAGCTGTTACTGTAAATCTAGAGCAACCATGTGAGGATTCTCCTTATCTGGGAATGGATGAATCAT ATAAATTCACCCTCAAAGATTCAGAAGCTGTTTTGCAAAGTTCGAGTGTTTGGGGTATTCTTCGGGGATTAGAGTCATTCGTTCAAATGATAACACCAGCAAAAGATAACAGATCACTGAAAATTAACTGTTCATCCATTGAAGATGAACCAAAATTTTCGCATCGAGGTCTCTTGTTGGATACATCACGGCATTTTATTCATTTGGACACCATTAAGATGATCCTCAATGGTATGGCTTATAACAAACTGAATGTATTTCACTGGCACATTGTGGATGATCATAGTTTTCCGTATGAAAGTGCAAAATATCCTGAATTGAGTGCACAGGGAGCTTTTCATCCTACGCTCGTGTACACTCAAAATGACATAGCAGCTATCATTGAGTACGCTAGAGTTCGTGGAATTCGAGTACTGCCCGAATTTGACACTCCTGGTCATACGAGATCCTGGGGAGTGTCACATCCTGAACTCTTAACCCAATGCCATCTGCCTTATGCAGGAAAACTTGGCCCAATTGATCCCACAAAAGTGGAAGTTTACTCATTCATTAGGGAACTTTTTGGCGAAGTGACACAAGCCTTTCCTGAGCAGTACTTCCACTTGGGCGGTGATGAAGTGGGCTTTGAATGCTGGAGCACAAATCCTGACATTGTGGAGTATATGAAATCGAAAAATTACACAAGGTTTGAGCAATTGGAAGAAGAATTTATTCAGAAAGTCGTTGATATTCTCGATGATTTAAAGTCCAAGTCAATTGTATGGCAAGAAGTTTATCAGAATCAAGTGAGACTGCCACAGGGAACTGTAGTTCAGGTCTGGACCGGCGATAGAAAGGCACTCATGTCTCAGATTACATATGATGGTTTGCCGGTACTTCTTTCCTCCTGTTGGTACCTGGATCATTTATCCTCAGGAGGAGATTGGTTAAAGTACTACGACTGCGATCCGGTCGATTTCCCAGGGACACCAGAACAAAAGGCACTTGTAATGGGCGGAGAAGCTTGCATGTGGGCAGAAGTAGTAGATGATACAAATGTTGTTCAAAG GATCTTTCCACGAGTATCGGCAGCTGCTGAGAGATTATGGAGTCACGAAGAAGGTGTACTTGTACAGAAGAGATTGGAAGAACATTCATGTCGACTTCTAAAGAGAAATATACCATCTCAGCCACCAAATGGACCTGGATTCTGCCTCTAG